One window of Vespa velutina chromosome 2, iVesVel2.1, whole genome shotgun sequence genomic DNA carries:
- the LOC124957644 gene encoding tetratricopeptide repeat protein 39B-like, translating into MSDIEAEDEFQDAQEFPTSSTSMDLDTAIMESRKAIYYFFNNDFDQARKIMEPWAHSSMYHSLGTSVFLFLEAMLTFEQKDIEKASESLKQCINVCSKHRKHTTITQNIGKIVKKTNYGAYTIEEVHAELCYAESLLLKSMLTFVEDETLVSFVKAGLKIRTCFLSYKECLTILNNRKWENEIQKVHFESGVRMGIGTFNLMISLLPARVIKLLEFIGFSGNKDYGISELEAGFAERRGLRQILCVMTLLTYHLYACFMLSHEDGDLDWCEKALDEELNSYPNGVWFLFFKGRLELVKGNIENSIEWYEKSWKSQTIWPQFHCGCYWELMWAHCIKQQWNEAAEYATKLAEESKWSRTIYIYQKAAILLMKNPNTEDKYIIDDLMMQAPTYKQRIAGKSLPFEKYIVKKVERYFAQKKKLILPVFELMYLWNLFNIIGKRRDLILNMYKKIEDEEKELNSTLKTDYHADNEALILMLKGACLRQMGHHALSEHCLKQVIELDKFIKEDTYLVPYATVELALLAEDQEDTQTAASYLEDAKKNYTGYLLETRLHFRTHSDIMRLNEKKMEDLISNKQENRIQQQQKENVVVNSVINEDSNSNSKVNAKFRNSSIVTSL; encoded by the exons CGGACATTGAGGCAGAAGATgag TTTCAAGATGCTCAAGAATTTCCAACTTC ATCTACTTCTATGGATCTAGATACAGCTATTATGGAATCAAGAAAggcaatttattatttctttaataatgatttcgaTCAAGCAAGAAAAATTATGGAACCATGGGCGCATAGTAGCATGTACCATTCTTTAGGTACAAGTGTCTTTTTATTTCTGGAAGCTATGCTTACATTTGAACAA AAGGACATTGAGAAAGCATCTGAATCTTTGAAACAATGTATAAATGTGTGTTCAAAACACCGCAAACATACTACAATTACACAAAACATTGGAAAAATCGTTAAGAAGACTAATTATGGCGCTTATACAATTG AGGAAGTGCATGCAGAACTCTGCTATGCTGAGTCACTTCTTTTAAAGTCCATGCTCACATTTGTGGAGGACGAGACTCTGGTCAGCTTTGTCAAGGCTGGATTGAAAATCCGTACCTGCTTTCTATCATACAA AGAATGTTTAACAATTCTAAATAATCGTAAATGGGAgaatgaaatacaaaaagtTCACTTTGAAAGTGGTGTTCGTATGGGTATTGGCACATTTAATTTG ATGATTTCTTTATTACCTGCTCGAGTTATTAAATTACTGGAATTTATTGGATTTTCTGGTAATAAG GATTATGGTATTAGTGAATTAGAAGCAGGATTTGCAGAAAGAAGAGGTCTTCGTCAAATACTATGTGTAATGACATTACTGACTTATCATTTATATGCTTGTTTTATGTTAAGTCATGAAGATGGTGATTTAGATTGGTGTGAAAAAGCATTAGACGAAGAATTAAATTCTTATCCAAATGGTGTATggttccttttctttaaagGAAGACTTGAATtagtaaaaggaaatattgaaaattctatAGAATGGTATGAAAAGTCTTGGAAAAGTCAAACTATATGGCCTCAATTTCATTGTGGTTGTTATTGGGAATTAATGTGGGCTCATTGTATTAAACAACAATGGAATGAAGCTGCTGAGTATGCTACTAAGTTAGCTGAGGAATCAAAATGGTCtagaacaatatatatttatcaaaaagctgcaattcttttaatgaaaaatccaAATACTGaagacaaatatattatagatgaTTTAATGATGCAAGCACCGACTTACAAACAACGCATTGCTGGAAAATCATTACCATTTGAAaagtatattgtaaaaaaggTAGAACGTTATTTTgcacagaaaaagaaattaatcctTCCTGTGTTTGAGCTTATGTATCTGTGGAATTTATTCAACATAATTGGTAAACGAAgggatttaattttaaatatgtataaaaaaatcgaggatgaggaaaaagaattaaattcaacACT GAAAACAGATTATCATGCAGACAATGAAGCGCTTATTCTGATGTTGAAAGGTGCTTGTCTTCGTCAAATGGGACATCATGCATTATCTGAACATTGTCTAAAACAAGTTATAGAGTTAGACAAgtttataaaagaagatactTATCTTGTTCCTTATGCCACTGTTGAACTTGCTTTATTAGCAGAAGATCAAGAGGACACTCAAACTGCAGCTTCATATTTGGAGGATGCAAA aaaaaattataccGGATATCTATTGGAAACTAGATTACATTTTAGAACACATTCGGATATTATgagattgaatgaaaaaaaaatggaagatctCATAtcaaataaacaagaaaatcgAATCCAACagcaacaaaaagaaaatgtggtTGTTAACAGTGTTATTAATGAGGATTCAAATTCAAATAGTAAAGTGAATGCAAAATTTAGAAATAGTTCAATTGTTACAAGCctataa